A portion of the Homalodisca vitripennis isolate AUS2020 chromosome 2, UT_GWSS_2.1, whole genome shotgun sequence genome contains these proteins:
- the LOC124355470 gene encoding leucine-rich repeat neuronal protein 1-like isoform X2 codes for MGILITVCVLVGFMAFTEADLCHKCICDNEHLDCSFIALEDHFNDSDWAGSTHTIISFDHNNIIHLKAFPKLPVTKLSITHNMIVKIDPACFKELENLTELDLGHNHLTSEQLVPAVFQGHYAPETYEPLRNLRVLKLSANALHTLDADLFEHMPQLEHLSLDSNPLRIIDRQTMVALTSISFLKELDLSSTSLKEFPPHLLHTPRFLEVLNLSSNLFTSPPESLEDSHFLKQLHIDENPIVNISKFPNLPYLEVLSMSWMPDLVEIGPEAMNDLVSLQEFYCSHNPKLEKINATAFSKSAVSSPGGQTWPPIKKITLNNNNLGFLDFELLGHWDRLDTVDIQNNPWVCECHNQWLVSTLVPMMEKLNSTQHMVAGIVCHWPEQMRGQSVAELDHRSYHMRCLDAYDHHPEKDGTLLIGILIGVILAVPLTALVFISYRRHLRTTAAQYHRAFYKRGDSLHEFVANPNP; via the exons ATGGGCATATTAATTACCGTTTGTGTCCTGGTGGGCTTTATGGCATTCACTGAGGCAGATCTTTGCCATAAATGTATCTGCGACAACGAACATCTTGACTGCAGCTTCATAGCACTAGAAGACCACTTCAATGACTCAGATTGGGCTGGTTCTACTCATACCATCATCTCGTTTGATCACAACAACATCATCCATCTCAAGGCCTTTCCTAAGCTTCCAGTCACGAAACTCTCCATCACACATAACATGATTGTAAAGATTGATCCGGCTTGTTTCAAAGAACTTGAGAACCTTACAGAGTTGGATCTTGGTCACAACCACTTGACCTCCGAACAGTTGGTTCCAGCTGTTTTTCAG GGCCATTATGCACCAGAGACTTATGAACCATTGCGTAACCTGAGAGTACTGAAACTCAGCGCAAATGCTCTACACACTTTGGATGCAGATTTGTTCGAGCACATGCCACAGTTGGAACATCTGAGTCTGGACTCCAATCCACTGAGGATAATCGACAGACAGACTATGGTTGCCTTGACCTCTATCAGTTTTCTAAAg GAGTTGGACCTTTCGAGCACCTCACTGAAAGAGTTTCCCCCTCATCTACTCCACACACCCAGGTTCCTGGAGGTCCTGAACCTCTCCAGTAACTTGTTTACTTCACCTCCAGAATCACTGGAGGACTCTCACTTTCTCAAACAGCTTCATATTGATGAGAACCCTATTGTCAACATCTC GAAGTTCCCGAATCTACCTTACTTAGAAGTGCTGAGCATGTCATGGATGCCGGACTTGGTAGAGATCGGTCCTGAGGCCATGAATGATCTAGTGTCCCTACAGGAGTTCTACTGTTCCCATAATCCCAAGCTGGAGAAGATCAATGCCACCGCTTTCAGCAAATCTGCTGTCAGTTCCCCTGGAGGTCAGACTTGGCCTCCTATCAAGAAG ATTACACTGAATAACAACAACCTAGGATTCTTAGACTTCGAACTGCTTGGCCACTGGGACCGACTGGACACTGTGGATATTCAGAACAACCCTTGGGTCTGTGAGTGTCATAACCAGTGGCTTGTGTCCACCTTG GTGCCCATGATGGAGAAGCTGAACTCAACTCAGCACATGGTCGCTGGGATTGT ATGCCACTGGCCTGAGCAGATGAGGGGACAGTCTGTTGCTGAGTTGGACCATCGCTCGTATCACATGAGATGTCTGGATGCATACGATCATCACCCAGAGAAGGATGGAACACTGCTGATAGGTATCCTTATTGGTGTCATCCTTGCTGTTCCGCTTACAGCTCTCGTGTTCATCTCTTACCGGAGACATCTCCGCACCACAGCAGCTCAGTATCATCGGGCATTCTACAAGCGTGGGGACTCACTTCATGAGTTTGTGGCTAACCCAAACCCCTAG
- the LOC124355470 gene encoding leucine-rich repeat neuronal protein 1-like isoform X1, producing the protein MGILITVCVLVGFMAFTEADLCHKCICDNEHLDCSFIALEDHFNDSDWAGSTHTIISFDHNNIIHLKAFPKLPVTKLSITHNMIVKIDPACFKELENLTELDLGHNHLTSEQLVPAVFQGHYAPETYEPLRNLRVLKLSANALHTLDADLFEHMPQLEHLSLDSNPLRIIDRQTMVALTSISFLKELDLSSTSLKEFPPHLLHTPRFLEVLNLSSNLFTSPPESLEDSHFLKQLHIDENPIVNISKFPNLPYLEVLSMSWMPDLVEIGPEAMNDLVSLQEFYCSHNPKLEKINATAFSKSAVSSPGGQTWPPIKKITLNNNNLGFLDFELLGHWDRLDTVDIQNNPWVCECHNQWLVSTLVPMMEKLNSTQHMVAGIVCHWPEQMRGQSVAELDHRSYHMRCLDAYDHHPEKDGTLLIGILIGVILAVPLTALVFISYRRHLRTTAAQYHRAFYKRGDSLHEFVANPNP; encoded by the exons ATGGGCATATTAATTACCGTTTGTGTCCTGGTGGGCTTTATGGCATTCACTGAGGCAGATCTTTGCCATAAATGTATCTGCGACAACGAACATCTTGACTGCAGCTTCATAGCACTAGAAGACCACTTCAATGACTCAGATTGGGCTGGTTCTACTCATACCATCATCTCGTTTGATCACAACAACATCATCCATCTCAAGGCCTTTCCTAAGCTTCCAGTCACGAAACTCTCCATCACACATAACATGATTGTAAAGATTGATCCGGCTTGTTTCAAAGAACTTGAGAACCTTACAGAGTTGGATCTTGGTCACAACCACTTGACCTCCGAACAGTTGGTTCCAGCTGTTTTTCAG GGCCATTATGCACCAGAGACTTATGAACCATTGCGTAACCTGAGAGTACTGAAACTCAGCGCAAATGCTCTACACACTTTGGATGCAGATTTGTTCGAGCACATGCCACAGTTGGAACATCTGAGTCTGGACTCCAATCCACTGAGGATAATCGACAGACAGACTATGGTTGCCTTGACCTCTATCAGTTTTCTAAAg GAGTTGGACCTTTCGAGCACCTCACTGAAAGAGTTTCCCCCTCATCTACTCCACACACCCAGGTTCCTGGAGGTCCTGAACCTCTCCAGTAACTTGTTTACTTCACCTCCAGAATCACTGGAGGACTCTCACTTTCTCAAACAGCTTCATATTGATGAGAACCCTATTGTCAACATCTC GAAGTTCCCGAATCTACCTTACTTAGAAGTGCTGAGCATGTCATGGATGCCGGACTTGGTAGAGATCGGTCCTGAGGCCATGAATGATCTAGTGTCCCTACAGGAGTTCTACTGTTCCCATAATCCCAAGCTGGAGAAGATCAATGCCACCGCTTTCAGCAAATCTGCTGTCAGTTCCCCTGGAGGTCAGACTTGGCCTCCTATCAAGAAG ATTACACTGAATAACAACAACCTAGGATTCTTAGACTTCGAACTGCTTGGCCACTGGGACCGACTGGACACTGTGGATATTCAGAACAACCCTTGGGTCTGTGAGTGTCATAACCAGTGGCTTGTGTCCACCTTGGTGCCCATGATGGAGAAGCTGAACTCAACTCAGCACATGGTCGCTGGGATTGT ATGCCACTGGCCTGAGCAGATGAGGGGACAGTCTGTTGCTGAGTTGGACCATCGCTCGTATCACATGAGATGTCTGGATGCATACGATCATCACCCAGAGAAGGATGGAACACTGCTGATAGGTATCCTTATTGGTGTCATCCTTGCTGTTCCGCTTACAGCTCTCGTGTTCATCTCTTACCGGAGACATCTCCGCACCACAGCAGCTCAGTATCATCGGGCATTCTACAAGCGTGGGGACTCACTTCATGAGTTTGTGGCTAACCCAAACCCCTAG